A section of the Triticum dicoccoides isolate Atlit2015 ecotype Zavitan chromosome 7A, WEW_v2.0, whole genome shotgun sequence genome encodes:
- the LOC119333646 gene encoding uncharacterized protein LOC119333646, which produces MALALAPAPAPAPPSLSVTPPAPGDAPATKNPPGTPASDLSLSTNPLDELISSVAPPPSPFFDLPYVKAGQVALHCFLGCGNAMGLEFEDDCSYYLRLAITTPALHLASPLYIAFGHSNRHLNTIVVAALLQAVLGGSAAHFFVAQCSPLVFRFHVASARVAEIILAQTTLHFCNYSFSFARTLPSFPSPPHSAATCMTLAQLLQIPDDLGLQFEAVAWSQLRSHVTARSCYQPHGCRMYACVIQFPFTLNATIMALVLAHLFGDSYFHFEVTDDGDSCFSFTVASPAVAKLIASMGDYRKRRMLIRFPWPMLMSGARHLLSDDAMPLSLGSTSSSLLSVVSASLPPAPSTLDLPKLDLAVAHCSRFPQSYFSLSFSSLPTCPGSILGPYTHHHQPPHALIRPTLVSTASLHGRSTLHALRPHNMHNDRAAASPDRANPTKDPYVPIDAAHAGELRTGTNTPPLVSLFVPKLDTPPDPRASNPGANAPPG; this is translated from the exons ATGGCTCTTGCTCTCGCTCCCGCTCCCGCCCCCGCTCCACCCTCCCTGTCGGTCACCCCGCCGGCCCccggcgatgccccggccaccaaAAACCCGCCGGGCACCCCTGCTTCTGATCTATCCCTTTCCACAAACCCCCTAGACGAGCTCATATCATCTGTGGCTCCACCACCTTCGCCATTCTTCGACCTACCCTATGTCAAGGCCGGGCAAGTAGCACTCCACTGCTTCCTCGGCTGCGGCAATGCCATGGGCTTGGAGTTTGAAGATGACTGCTCCTACTACCTCCGCCTCGCCATCACCACACCGGCCCTTCACCTCGCCTCACCGCTATACATCGCCTTCGGCCACTCCAACCGACACCTCAACACCATTGTTGTTGCTGCGCTGCTCCAGGCTGTCCTGGGTGGCTCTGCTGCTCACTTCTTCGTTGCACAATGCTCTCCTCTGGTCTTCCGTTTCCACGTCGCGTCTGCGCGCGTGGCTGAGATCATCCTCGCTCAAACCACTCTCCACTTCTGCAATTATTCCTTCTCTTTTGCTAGGACTCTGCCCTCCTTCCCGTCTCCACCACACTCTGCCGCTACATGCATGACGCTTGCCCAGTTGCTCCAAATCCCAGATGACCTGGGTCTTCAGTTCGAAGCTGTGGCTTGGTCACAACTACGTTCCCATGTTACCGCCCGTTCATGCTATCAGCCTCATGGCTGCCGAATGTACGCGTGTGTAATCCAATTTCCCTTCACTCTCAACGCCACGATCATGGCCCTTGTCCTCGCTCATCTGTTTGGGGACTCCTACTTCCATTTCGAGGTCACTGACGACGGAGACTCCTGCTTCTCCTTCACCGTTGCATCGCCCGCAGTAGCCAAACTGATCGCCTCCATGGGTGACTACCGCAAGAGGAGAATGCTGATCCGCTTCCCCTGGCCTATGCTCATGAGTGGTGCCCGACACCTTCTTAGTGATGATGCCATGCCCTTGTCGCTTGGTTCCACGTCTTCCTCTTTGTTGTCGGTCGTCTCTGCATCACTGCCACCAGCGCCTTCAACTCTGGATCTGCCTAAG CTCGATCTAGCCGTTGCCCACTGCAGCCGCTTCCCACAATCTTATTTTTCCCTCTCCTTCTCCTCGCTGCCCACATGCCCTGGGTCCATACTTGGGCCTTACACTCATCACCACCAGCCACCCCATGCACTGATACGACCGACCCTCGTGTCCACGGCATCGCTGCATGGCCGGTCTACCCTGCATGCATTGCGTCCCCACAACATGCACAATGATAGGGCTGCTGCGTCCCCCGACAGAGCAAATCCTACAAAAGATCCGTACGTACCAATTGATGCCGCGCATGCGGGCGAGCTGCGCACAGGAACCAATACACCCCCATTGGTCTCTCTGTTTGTGCCAAAATTGGACACCCCACCTGACCCACGTGCGTCTAATCCGGGTGCCAACGCGCCGCCCGGGTGA
- the LOC119330520 gene encoding alpha/beta hydrolase domain-containing protein 17C-like: MGAVASTVAARFAFFPPSPPSYGVEPPPSPAAAAADGAVVELSGVPRRGGVEARRLPTKRGSEVVAMYVRQPGARLTLLYSHGNAADLGQMYELFVELSSHLNVNLMGYDYSGYGQSSGKPSEQNTYADIEAAYRCLIETYGASEENIILYGQSVGSGPTLDLASRLPHLRAVVLHSPISSGLRVMYPVKHTYWFDIYKNIDKVTLVKCPVLVIHGTADDVVDCSHGRALWELSKVKYEPLWVKGGNHCNLELYPEYIKHLKKFVTAIEKSPPLKDESPESSGPSDLETGSESMESSRKSTDVRDKSRSSTDHRRSTDRREKPRSSIDRKDKGRKSVDHPDKPRASVDQSDKPRKSIDRFGGMMRSVKLCNIDCFKVTSTSGS; the protein is encoded by the exons ATGGGCGCCGTCGCCTCCACGGTGGCGGCGCGCTTCGCCTTCTTCCCGCCCTCCCCGCCGTCGTACGGCGTCGAGCCCCCGCCCTCGCCGGCGGCCGCGGCCGCGGACGGCGCGGTGGTGGAGCTCAGCGGGGTGCCCCGGCGGGGCGGCGTGGAGGCGCGGCGGCTGCCGACCAAGCGCGGCTCGGAGGTGGTGGCCATGTACGTGCGCCAGCCCGGGGCGCGCCTCACGCTGCTCTACTCCCACGGCAACGCCGCCGACCTGGGCCAGATGTACGAGCTCTTCGTCGAGCTCAGCTCACACCTCAACGTCAACCTCATGGG TTATGATTATTCTGGATATGGGCAATCATCTGGGAAG CCAAGTGAGCAGAACACTTATGCAGACATAGAGGCCGCTTATAGGTGTCTCATAGAAACTTATGGGGCCTCTGAGGAAAACATCATTCTGTATGGTCAATCAGTTGGCAGTGGCCCTACTTTAGATTTGGCATCTCGTTTGCCTCATTTGAGAGCAGTGGTTCTACATAGTCCAATTTCGTCTGGCTTGAGAGTAATGTATCCTGTGAAACATACATACTGGTTTGACATATATAAG AACATTGACAAAGTTACATTGGTCAAATGCCCCGTGTTAGTAATCCAT GGTACGGCTGATGATGTTGTTGACTGTTCTCATGGGAGAGCACTGTGGGAACTGTCCAAAGTGAAGTATGAGCCTTTGTGGGTCAAAGGTGGGAACCATTGTAATTTGGAACTCTATCCCGAATACATTAAGCACCTAAAGAAGTTCGTCACAGCCATAGAGAAGTCCCCACCACTGAAAGATGAATCTCCAGAAAGTTCAGGCCCTTCAGATCTTGAAACAGGATCTGAAAGTATGGAGAGTTCAAGAAAAAGCACGGATGTGAGGGACAAATCAAGGTCAAGCACTGATCACAGGCGGAGTACAGACCGACGGGAGAAACCAAGGAGCAGCATAGATAGGAAGGATAAAGGCAGAAAGAGTGTAGATCATCCTGACAAACCACGGGCTAGTGTGGATCAATCTGATAAGCCACGGAAAAGCATTGACCG CTTTGGAGGGATGATGAGGTCGGTTAAATTGTGCAATATTGACTGCTTCAAAGTAACTTCCACTTCCGGGAGCTGA